A genomic window from Sphingobacterium sp. BN32 includes:
- a CDS encoding folylpolyglutamate synthase/dihydrofolate synthase family protein, with protein sequence MKTFTEVIEYLYARLPMFTRDGASAINPDVDKTLLFCEALGNPQQQFKSIHIAGTNGKGSTSHMMASVFAASGYKTGLYTSPHLVDFRERIRIDGQMMPEQRVIEFINDHLALIEEIKPSFFEVTVAMAFDFFAKEKVDIAIIEVGLGGRLDSTNIINPELCMITNIGMDHMNILGDSLEEIAGEKAGIIKPNTPVVISERQESIQHVFIEKAKESHAPLYFANDYYQVDGLERRADGLHLSIANKADNSEKSWHLDLAGGYQQKNILGVLCAIDQLRAMGFNLPEEQVAYGLSHVQDSTGLRGRWQTLSTNPWIICDTGHNEDGIREVLANLATLSYEKLHFVFGAMKDKDLSHILPQLPKDAIYYFAAPDMPRAMPADQLKELAATFGLQGQSYPSISAAFLAAKEASKEKELIFIGGSTFVVADVLTNHF encoded by the coding sequence ATGAAAACATTTACAGAGGTAATCGAGTATTTATATGCTCGATTACCTATGTTTACTCGTGATGGCGCTTCGGCTATCAATCCCGATGTAGATAAAACCTTGCTATTCTGCGAGGCGCTAGGGAATCCACAACAGCAATTTAAATCTATCCATATCGCCGGCACAAATGGGAAGGGTTCTACTTCACATATGATGGCCTCGGTATTTGCCGCGTCAGGTTATAAGACTGGGCTATACACATCCCCACATCTTGTTGACTTCAGAGAGCGGATCCGTATCGATGGGCAAATGATGCCGGAGCAAAGGGTGATCGAATTTATCAACGATCATTTAGCATTGATCGAAGAGATCAAACCTTCATTCTTTGAGGTCACAGTTGCGATGGCATTTGATTTCTTTGCGAAGGAAAAAGTCGACATAGCCATCATCGAGGTGGGGTTAGGCGGTCGCCTGGACAGTACCAACATTATCAATCCAGAGCTTTGTATGATCACCAACATTGGTATGGATCATATGAATATTTTGGGAGATTCCCTAGAAGAGATTGCAGGGGAGAAGGCCGGAATTATTAAGCCGAATACACCTGTAGTAATCTCTGAACGTCAGGAGTCCATACAGCATGTATTTATAGAGAAGGCTAAGGAAAGTCATGCTCCGCTTTATTTCGCCAATGATTATTATCAAGTCGATGGCTTAGAAAGAAGAGCTGATGGCTTGCATTTAAGCATTGCCAATAAAGCCGATAACAGCGAGAAGTCTTGGCATTTGGATCTTGCTGGAGGATATCAGCAAAAGAATATACTAGGAGTGTTGTGTGCTATCGATCAGCTTCGTGCGATGGGTTTCAACTTGCCCGAAGAGCAGGTCGCTTATGGGTTAAGCCATGTACAAGATTCTACAGGTTTACGAGGAAGATGGCAAACGTTAAGCACTAATCCATGGATTATATGTGATACCGGACATAATGAGGATGGTATTCGGGAGGTGCTAGCCAACTTAGCAACCCTATCCTACGAGAAACTTCACTTCGTATTTGGTGCCATGAAGGATAAAGATTTATCCCATATCTTGCCGCAGCTACCGAAAGATGCCATATACTATTTTGCGGCTCCGGACATGCCGCGCGCCATGCCAGCAGATCAGCTCAAAGAACTTGCAGCAACCTTCGGCTTGCAAGGCCAAAGCTATCCTAGCATATCAGCAGCATTCTTAGCTGCGAAAGAAGCGTCAAAAGAAAAGGAATTGATATTTATAGGTGGAAGTACCTTTGTAGTCGCTGATGTGCTAACTAATCATTTTTAG
- a CDS encoding energy transducer TonB, with the protein MYYNQYQEENNLPKALGISSLVMAGLLAIGFFIVFTQDLPEYGMGGIIVNYGTSPEGMGDDYMSVDEPSMDENANNVRPDKIDPTSTPIPTPSQQTADKAVATQDVEDAPVVNKAEKPVKAVAEQTTAEKKNATPAVNPNALYKGKKNNAQGTGDGTGSTPGNQGSNLGDPLASNYGEGGSGFGNMMLSLENRRFTVPPKIEDNGQQTGVVKIEFTVDNKGNVLRARQAKGTTIADYRLIQKCINAVQNARLNELPNAPNSQTGLLTFRFRVR; encoded by the coding sequence ATGTATTACAATCAGTATCAAGAAGAAAATAATCTACCAAAGGCTTTAGGTATATCGTCTTTGGTAATGGCGGGGCTTCTCGCTATCGGATTCTTCATTGTATTTACACAAGACCTTCCGGAATATGGGATGGGAGGAATTATTGTAAACTATGGTACTTCTCCGGAGGGTATGGGCGATGACTACATGAGTGTCGATGAGCCTTCGATGGATGAAAATGCCAACAATGTCCGTCCAGATAAAATAGATCCTACTTCAACGCCAATACCTACACCCTCTCAACAAACAGCAGACAAAGCTGTAGCTACGCAGGATGTAGAAGATGCGCCGGTTGTAAACAAGGCTGAGAAGCCTGTTAAAGCTGTAGCTGAGCAAACAACTGCCGAGAAAAAGAATGCAACACCCGCTGTTAATCCGAACGCTTTATACAAAGGCAAGAAGAATAACGCGCAGGGTACTGGAGATGGTACAGGATCTACGCCAGGTAACCAAGGTTCTAATCTAGGTGACCCATTGGCTAGCAACTACGGTGAAGGCGGTTCAGGATTTGGTAATATGATGCTCTCTTTAGAGAACAGACGATTTACAGTGCCTCCGAAGATTGAGGATAATGGCCAGCAGACTGGCGTTGTCAAAATCGAATTTACGGTAGACAACAAAGGTAATGTCCTTAGAGCGCGCCAAGCGAAGGGAACAACCATTGCCGATTACCGATTAATCCAGAAATGTATAAACGCCGTTCAAAACGCACGTTTAAATGAGCTTCCAAATGCTCCGAATTCTCAAACTGGATTACTTACCTTCAGATTCAGAGTTAGATAA
- a CDS encoding biopolymer transporter ExbD, which yields MNLRNRRNKPSAEVHTAALNDIMFFLMLFFLLASAVSNPQVVKLLLPKSSAGEQSVAKKTMTISITSDLLYHVDKQAVPLESLEQMIQSNMATGEELTIMLYADSTVPIQNVISVMDIANRLKVKMVLATEPKKD from the coding sequence ATGAATTTACGCAATAGAAGAAATAAACCTTCTGCAGAAGTACATACAGCAGCGCTGAATGACATTATGTTCTTTCTGATGTTGTTCTTCTTGTTGGCTTCAGCAGTATCTAACCCGCAGGTGGTAAAATTGCTTTTACCTAAATCCAGTGCAGGTGAGCAATCTGTGGCGAAGAAAACAATGACCATCTCCATTACGAGTGATCTGTTATATCACGTCGACAAACAAGCAGTACCGTTGGAGTCCTTGGAGCAGATGATACAGTCTAATATGGCTACTGGTGAGGAATTGACGATCATGCTTTACGCGGATAGCACAGTGCCTATTCAGAACGTTATCTCTGTTATGGACATCGCGAATAGATTGAAAGTGAAGATGGTTTTGGCAACAGAACCTAAGAAAGACTAA
- a CDS encoding MotA/TolQ/ExbB proton channel family protein, translating into MSLVQNPITVDTLNQVQQQTVALATQEDLNLIQLLMKGGWIMIPIILLFFLGLVIFFERYITISKAGKSEGGLLAQVKSNVLSGKLDAAMAVCRSSNSALSRMLQKGLTRVGRPIKDIEGAIENQGKLEVSRLEKNINILGIIAGIAPMLGFVGTIFGVIQIFRDVEVAGGIDIGSVSGGLYVKMIASASGLTIGILAYIGYHILNMMVERLILRIETDAIEFIDLLDEPSM; encoded by the coding sequence ATGTCATTAGTACAGAACCCTATCACCGTTGATACCTTAAATCAAGTTCAACAACAAACTGTAGCCCTAGCTACCCAGGAGGATTTAAACCTAATTCAGCTTTTGATGAAAGGTGGATGGATCATGATTCCGATCATTTTACTGTTCTTTTTAGGATTAGTAATCTTCTTCGAACGCTATATCACCATTAGCAAGGCTGGAAAGTCTGAGGGTGGTTTATTAGCGCAAGTGAAAAGCAATGTGCTTTCAGGTAAATTGGACGCAGCAATGGCTGTATGTCGTTCTTCGAACTCAGCATTATCGCGCATGTTGCAAAAAGGTTTGACTCGCGTTGGTCGTCCGATTAAGGATATCGAAGGCGCTATCGAAAACCAGGGCAAACTGGAAGTTTCTCGCTTAGAAAAGAACATCAATATCTTAGGGATTATCGCTGGTATTGCACCGATGCTTGGTTTCGTAGGAACGATCTTCGGGGTAATTCAGATCTTCCGTGATGTAGAAGTTGCTGGTGGTATCGATATTGGTTCGGTATCAGGAGGTCTATACGTAAAAATGATTGCATCGGCATCAGGTTTAACAATTGGTATCTTAGCTTATATTGGCTACCACATTCTAAACATGATGGTTGAGCGCTTAATCCTTCGCATCGAGACTGATGCAATCGAGTTTATCGATTTATTGGATGAGCCAAGTATGTAA
- a CDS encoding TonB-dependent receptor — MKLKTIVKQSGLLALLLAMGSQAYAQRDTTNRPVTLDSFDIVRDYRPILADAVKIRRSPDMTNKREYMPKLNYGNVPDKKLDINTGLSELKIMETPFSRIVDHNSNYVKLGVGNLGTILGEAYFAVEDYEDIRFGGFVKHLNQKGNLDDQKFSRQEVGVFGRRIFPMFTVNGLIGYNGFGTRFYGIPMDVDNKNLNPTREAQRFNDIYFSGELTSNFDPANEDALSYSVKADAYTYKDKFDGKENSIALSGYLNKRLRTFNVGANVALDFNSIGGVNTPDGNLNNSIVNANPYIKFKGDNYNITLGANIVSEFGDSSRFNIFPVAEIDFSLVPGYFYIFGGVKGGVEKGSFRSFTKTNPYLGLTPNIMNTVERMNVYGGIKGNAGATFGYKVKAFYRQVEGLPMFVNNVDRPFQFDLVYDGDGDKALKHVGIEGEINVRLSELVNLGGRLNIDNYTTVSQEEAWHLPKMRLAANARFNISEKLYIDAEALFHGNATAREYSYTTDQVTNVTSPSATYSKTSIPSFFDLSAGAEYKATKQLGIFVKANNIFNTEYSRYLYYPKLGFNILGGINFSF; from the coding sequence ATGAAGTTGAAAACTATAGTAAAACAGTCTGGACTACTAGCCCTGTTATTGGCCATGGGATCACAAGCATATGCGCAGCGTGATACCACGAATCGCCCAGTAACCTTGGATTCATTTGATATTGTTCGTGACTACCGTCCTATTCTTGCTGATGCGGTAAAAATCCGTCGTAGTCCTGATATGACCAACAAGCGAGAGTATATGCCAAAGTTGAATTATGGCAATGTTCCGGATAAGAAATTGGATATCAACACGGGCTTAAGTGAGTTGAAAATAATGGAAACTCCGTTTTCTAGAATAGTAGACCATAACAGTAATTATGTGAAGTTGGGAGTGGGTAATTTAGGTACCATCCTTGGTGAAGCTTATTTCGCAGTTGAAGATTATGAGGATATACGTTTTGGAGGTTTTGTAAAACACCTGAACCAAAAGGGTAATTTGGATGATCAGAAGTTCTCCAGACAAGAGGTTGGGGTTTTCGGTCGACGCATATTCCCTATGTTTACTGTGAACGGATTAATTGGTTATAACGGTTTTGGAACTCGTTTTTACGGTATCCCAATGGACGTTGATAATAAAAACTTAAATCCAACGCGCGAAGCGCAACGCTTTAATGATATCTATTTCTCAGGAGAGCTGACCAGCAACTTTGATCCAGCTAACGAGGATGCATTAAGCTACTCTGTTAAAGCGGATGCTTATACATACAAAGATAAGTTTGATGGCAAAGAAAATTCGATCGCCTTATCAGGTTACCTGAATAAGCGCCTTCGTACGTTCAATGTCGGAGCGAACGTGGCATTGGACTTCAATAGCATTGGTGGAGTTAATACACCTGACGGTAATTTGAATAATTCGATTGTAAATGCGAATCCTTATATCAAATTCAAGGGAGACAATTACAATATTACCTTAGGAGCGAATATCGTATCAGAATTTGGCGATAGTTCCAGATTTAATATTTTCCCTGTTGCAGAGATTGACTTCTCGCTGGTACCGGGCTACTTTTACATCTTTGGTGGTGTGAAAGGCGGTGTGGAGAAAGGATCATTCCGAAGCTTCACGAAAACAAATCCATATTTAGGATTGACGCCAAACATCATGAATACGGTAGAACGGATGAATGTGTATGGTGGTATTAAAGGAAACGCAGGAGCGACCTTTGGTTATAAAGTAAAAGCCTTCTACAGACAGGTTGAAGGATTGCCAATGTTTGTTAATAATGTAGATCGTCCGTTTCAATTTGATTTAGTATATGATGGCGATGGCGATAAGGCATTGAAGCATGTAGGAATCGAAGGAGAGATCAACGTTCGTTTATCAGAATTGGTTAACTTGGGTGGTCGTTTGAATATTGATAACTACACAACAGTATCGCAAGAAGAAGCTTGGCATTTACCAAAGATGCGTTTAGCTGCTAATGCAAGATTCAATATTTCGGAGAAATTATACATCGACGCTGAGGCACTGTTCCATGGAAATGCTACGGCTCGAGAATATAGCTACACGACTGATCAGGTTACCAACGTAACTTCGCCATCTGCAACTTACTCGAAGACTTCAATTCCATCGTTCTTCGATTTAAGCGCAGGTGCAGAATATAAAGCGACTAAACAATTGGGTATTTTTGTGAAAGCTAATAACATCTTTAACACGGAGTACTCTCGCTATTTATATTATCCGAAGCTAGGATTTAATATATTAGGCGGTATTAATTTTTCGTTTTAA
- a CDS encoding tetratricopeptide repeat protein — translation MYKKIYQVGVALTLLSTPVFAQHSAWQEVNKAYKEGLELYERGKYSSAAKQFDKVEEIRTKSTLQLDETEELSLLKENVRFFQAVCALELGESDAENRFLKYIRDYPASANSKAAYFQIGKSYYAKQDYAKAIEWFEKIDSKNLAGAENTEYRFKLAYAKFMTGDYAASKPVFTELKDKSGQYQEASIYYYAYLSYLDQEYKTALNEFERLEGSKTYENSYPYYITALYFLDKRYDDVLAYALPKLQSTKQESETEMFRIVAATYFIKGDLAKSKEYYDRFQAQDQGKTQNNQDSYQIGYINYKLGNYEKAIQELEKLEEPDAYFQSAMITLGDSFLKTGNKQSARNAFFRASKLDFDPQLKEEGLFNYAKLSYDLEFHQVALDAVQEYIKTYPRSKRNEEAKTLLAEVLLSTKNYRAAVDVLEDLDRRSKEANAAYQKVTYYRGLEYYNERAFENAISMFMRSEANRHDEEIFALATYWKAEAMYEVRKYKEAVANFNKFLQLPAARKTDVYNYANYALAYAAFRADNYSTAANYFERFLSGGGKDGIDLNTRNDAMARAADSYLAIKNYSKAANYYDRLIASGAQSQDYALFQKGILLGLQGNNQGKIETLNSVMSKYPKSNYADDVAFEVPYTYFLMGQHDLAITGLQKMVEQYPRSSYVPRALTTIGLVQYNKDDNDAALATFQRVVNQYPTTDEAKQALASIENIYLDKGDASGYIRYATSTNIGDLSTAEQDAHAFSVARTLFDRGNHQATVEAVNAYFDKFPKPIQEKHARFLRAESNAALGKDKEAMHDFNIIMNDWTSAYTERTLVSVAKLHLRNKAYNEAVQVLKKLELTSEYKENYGWAVNNLLVSYYNIGDYTETLNYANIIKKYGKASEEDIAKAHLYAAKAYLSTSKGSDGMKELNLAALKSKTETGAEARYLVAEQQVKNKNYDGAIKSAMDISDSFSSYDYWVAKGFILMAKAYIGKDDKFQAKSTLESIIDNYENTTDGVLDEAKKLLATIK, via the coding sequence ATGTATAAAAAAATTTACCAGGTAGGTGTGGCTTTGACCTTATTGAGTACACCTGTATTCGCGCAGCATTCGGCTTGGCAGGAGGTGAATAAGGCTTATAAAGAAGGCTTAGAGCTTTATGAGCGCGGGAAATACAGTTCAGCGGCAAAGCAGTTTGATAAAGTAGAGGAAATCAGAACGAAATCTACCTTGCAATTGGATGAAACCGAAGAGTTAAGTTTATTGAAAGAAAACGTTCGTTTCTTTCAAGCGGTTTGTGCTTTAGAGCTTGGTGAGTCGGACGCTGAAAACAGGTTCTTAAAATACATTCGCGACTACCCGGCTTCGGCGAACTCAAAGGCTGCTTACTTCCAAATTGGTAAGTCATACTATGCGAAGCAAGATTATGCTAAAGCGATTGAATGGTTTGAAAAAATCGATAGCAAAAACTTAGCAGGAGCAGAGAATACGGAGTACCGTTTCAAGCTTGCCTACGCTAAATTTATGACAGGTGATTATGCGGCTTCAAAACCGGTATTTACCGAGTTGAAAGATAAGTCCGGACAGTATCAAGAGGCATCGATTTATTACTATGCTTACTTAAGCTACTTAGATCAGGAATACAAAACTGCGTTGAACGAATTTGAGCGCTTAGAAGGTTCAAAAACATACGAGAATTCATATCCTTATTACATCACTGCCTTGTATTTCTTAGATAAGCGCTATGATGATGTTTTGGCCTATGCACTTCCGAAGCTGCAGAGTACAAAACAAGAGAGCGAGACGGAAATGTTCCGCATCGTTGCGGCTACATACTTTATCAAAGGTGATTTAGCAAAATCAAAAGAATACTACGATAGATTCCAAGCGCAGGATCAAGGGAAGACACAGAATAATCAAGATAGCTACCAAATCGGTTATATCAATTATAAGTTGGGTAACTATGAAAAGGCAATTCAGGAGCTAGAGAAATTGGAAGAGCCGGATGCGTACTTCCAAAGTGCGATGATTACGCTGGGTGATTCATTCTTGAAAACGGGCAACAAGCAAAGCGCTAGAAATGCATTCTTCCGTGCTTCGAAATTAGATTTTGACCCACAATTGAAAGAGGAGGGGTTATTCAATTATGCGAAGCTTTCGTATGATTTGGAATTCCACCAAGTGGCTTTGGATGCGGTTCAGGAATATATTAAAACGTATCCAAGATCGAAACGCAATGAAGAAGCGAAGACGCTATTAGCGGAGGTGTTGCTGAGCACGAAGAACTACCGTGCAGCGGTGGACGTGTTAGAAGATCTTGATAGAAGAAGTAAAGAAGCGAACGCGGCATACCAAAAGGTAACTTACTACCGCGGTTTGGAATATTATAACGAACGAGCATTTGAGAATGCGATTTCCATGTTCATGCGTTCGGAAGCGAACCGTCACGATGAGGAGATTTTTGCTTTAGCAACCTACTGGAAAGCGGAAGCTATGTATGAAGTTCGTAAGTATAAAGAAGCGGTTGCTAACTTCAATAAGTTCTTGCAACTGCCAGCAGCACGTAAAACGGATGTTTATAACTATGCAAACTATGCTTTAGCCTATGCGGCTTTCCGTGCGGATAACTACAGTACAGCAGCGAACTATTTCGAACGTTTCTTATCCGGGGGGGGTAAAGATGGCATCGATTTGAATACAAGAAACGATGCGATGGCACGTGCGGCTGACTCTTACTTAGCCATTAAGAACTACAGCAAAGCAGCAAATTATTACGATCGTTTAATTGCGTCGGGAGCACAGAGCCAGGATTACGCTTTATTCCAAAAAGGTATCTTGTTGGGTCTTCAAGGAAACAACCAAGGCAAGATCGAGACCTTAAATTCGGTGATGTCGAAATATCCGAAATCAAATTATGCAGATGATGTTGCTTTCGAAGTGCCATACACGTATTTCTTGATGGGGCAGCATGATCTTGCAATCACTGGTCTCCAGAAGATGGTAGAGCAATACCCTAGAAGTTCTTATGTACCAAGAGCGCTGACTACAATCGGTTTAGTACAATACAATAAAGATGATAATGATGCCGCATTAGCGACATTCCAACGCGTTGTTAATCAGTATCCGACAACGGATGAAGCGAAACAAGCTTTGGCTTCTATCGAGAATATTTATTTGGATAAAGGTGATGCTTCAGGCTACATCCGTTATGCAACAAGCACGAATATTGGCGACTTAAGTACCGCGGAGCAGGATGCACATGCATTCTCTGTAGCACGCACCTTGTTTGATCGTGGAAACCACCAAGCGACTGTCGAGGCTGTAAATGCTTACTTCGATAAATTCCCTAAGCCTATACAGGAGAAACATGCTCGTTTCTTGCGCGCGGAGTCCAATGCGGCTTTAGGAAAAGATAAAGAAGCAATGCATGACTTCAACATCATTATGAACGACTGGACTTCGGCTTATACGGAGCGTACATTGGTATCTGTTGCGAAGTTACACTTGCGCAACAAGGCTTATAACGAAGCTGTTCAAGTGTTGAAGAAGTTAGAGTTGACATCCGAATATAAAGAGAACTACGGCTGGGCGGTGAACAACTTGCTGGTTAGTTATTACAATATCGGCGATTATACAGAGACGCTGAACTATGCGAATATCATCAAGAAGTATGGTAAAGCTTCAGAAGAGGATATTGCTAAAGCACATTTGTATGCAGCGAAAGCATATTTATCGACGAGCAAAGGTTCGGATGGTATGAAAGAGCTGAACTTAGCGGCTTTAAAATCGAAGACAGAAACTGGCGCGGAAGCACGCTATCTTGTTGCTGAACAGCAGGTGAAGAACAAGAATTATGACGGCGCTATCAAATCAGCAATGGATATTTCGGATTCTTTCTCATCATACGATTATTGGGTTGCAAAAGGATTTATCCTAATGGCGAAAGCTTACATTGGCAAGGACGATAAATTCCAAGCGAAGTCAACCTTAGAAAGTATCATTGATAACTACGAAAACACAACAGATGGTGTGTTGGATGAAGCAAAGAAACTATTAGCAACAATTAAATAA
- a CDS encoding aspartate carbamoyltransferase catalytic subunit, with product MSTSEQLSTRHLLGIKDLNSNDIQLILDTAANFKDVLNRPIKKVPSLRDITIANVFFENSTRTRLSFELAEKRLSADIINFAASSSSVSKGETLIDTVNNILAMKVDMIVMRHPYAGAGVFLSRHVDAQIVNAGDGAHEHPTQALLDSFSIRERLGDVAGKKVAIIGDILHSRVALSNILCLQKQGAEVMVCGPTTLIPKYIRSLGVKVEHDLMKALNWCDVANMLRIQLERQDIAYFPSLREYSMLYGLNKEILDSLDKEIVIMHPGPINRGVEITSDVADSSHSIILDQVENGVAVRMAVLYLLAGQRGS from the coding sequence ATGTCAACATCCGAACAACTTAGTACCCGCCATCTGTTAGGTATCAAGGATTTAAATAGCAACGACATCCAATTGATTTTGGATACGGCTGCAAATTTCAAAGATGTATTGAATCGCCCGATTAAAAAGGTGCCTTCTTTGAGAGATATTACCATCGCGAATGTATTCTTTGAAAACTCGACGCGTACGCGATTATCATTCGAATTAGCAGAAAAGCGTCTTTCTGCAGATATCATTAATTTTGCAGCATCATCTTCGTCGGTAAGTAAAGGCGAAACCTTGATTGACACGGTTAACAATATCCTGGCAATGAAGGTGGATATGATCGTGATGCGCCATCCCTATGCTGGGGCTGGAGTTTTCTTGAGCCGTCACGTGGATGCGCAAATTGTGAATGCGGGCGACGGCGCGCATGAGCACCCGACGCAAGCGCTACTAGACTCTTTCTCTATTCGCGAACGCTTGGGCGATGTGGCTGGAAAGAAAGTAGCTATTATTGGTGATATTCTTCACTCGCGTGTTGCCTTGTCCAACATTCTTTGTTTGCAAAAGCAGGGTGCCGAGGTAATGGTTTGTGGTCCGACGACATTGATTCCAAAATATATCCGTTCATTGGGTGTGAAAGTTGAGCATGACTTAATGAAAGCTTTAAACTGGTGTGATGTGGCAAACATGCTTCGTATACAGTTGGAGCGTCAGGATATCGCTTATTTCCCATCCCTTCGCGAATACTCAATGTTGTACGGTTTGAACAAAGAGATTTTAGACTCCCTAGATAAAGAGATTGTCATCATGCACCCGGGCCCGATCAACAGAGGGGTGGAGATCACTTCGGATGTAGCCGATAGTAGTCATTCCATTATTTTGGATCAGGTGGAGAATGGTGTAGCGGTGCGTATGGCCGTTCTATATTTATTGGCCGGACAAAGAGGAAGCTAA
- the pyrR gene encoding bifunctional pyr operon transcriptional regulator/uracil phosphoribosyltransferase PyrR: MKQSILLDGPKFQITLKRLSQQLIENHGDFSNAVIIGIQPRGTYLAERLIQEIKEMTGVEVPLGILDITFYRDDFRMKGQSPLLANSTHIDFIVDDKDVIFVDDVLWTGRTIRSAMDAIQAFGRAKRIELMVLVDRRFSRQIPIQPDYIGIQVDSIDSQKVIVSWKEVDDSDSIVLITEKK, from the coding sequence ATGAAACAATCGATATTATTAGATGGACCCAAGTTTCAGATTACGCTTAAGCGATTGTCTCAACAATTAATTGAAAATCATGGAGATTTCAGTAATGCCGTAATCATTGGTATTCAACCCCGCGGGACGTATCTGGCGGAGCGTTTGATTCAGGAGATTAAGGAGATGACTGGAGTCGAAGTACCGCTTGGTATTTTGGATATTACTTTTTATCGTGATGATTTCCGTATGAAAGGTCAATCACCATTATTAGCCAACAGTACCCATATTGATTTTATTGTAGACGACAAGGATGTCATCTTTGTGGATGATGTGCTTTGGACTGGACGTACCATCCGATCTGCAATGGATGCGATTCAGGCATTCGGTAGAGCAAAGCGCATTGAATTGATGGTTTTGGTGGATCGCCGATTCTCCAGACAAATTCCTATCCAACCGGATTACATCGGTATTCAGGTCGATTCAATCGACTCGCAGAAAGTGATCGTTAGCTGGAAAGAAGTAGATGACAGCGATAGCATTGTGCTGATCACCGAGAAGAAATAG